Proteins encoded together in one Bombyx mori chromosome 24, ASM3026992v2 window:
- the LOC101738397 gene encoding ionotropic receptor 25a, translating to MIGEAVKHAEDLKQLALDDSIVSLNRENEDEARGKLCSELSKGVSALIDLSWSPWEEAEHLASEAGVPIIRTALGPQPLVAAIDRYLESRNATDAAILLESEIDVDKVLYELLGRSNTRIWVHAGLTRDSARALKTMRPDPSFYVLVGGSGFVMETYKRAVKEKLVRRVYRWNLVFTDYLDLSALDLSSVVQPTMILQAHPEDCCRIIASKDCTCSDSFEKTQATLNSLIAYLVDAFGRIDGTFMVKARVDCGDVHSDMSDTKEALHRIFVEDIDNNETVFYWDQERSGLFLRHRYVLSSYKPDSGLEAVAVWSANQEYRLLPGVTLEPLKHFFRVGTSPAVPWTLPKLDPETGDPLYNEDGQPIYEGYCVDLIQKLSEAMNFDYEIVSPRSGGFGRRLPNGSWDGVVGDLTTGETDIAVAALTMTAEREEVIDFVAPYFEQTGILIAIRKPIRKTSLFKFMTVLRTEVWLSIVAALVLTGFMIWLLEKYSPYSAKNNPGAYPYPCRDFTLKESFWFALTSFTPQGGGEAPKALSGRTLVAAYWLFVVLMLATFTANLAAFLTVERMQTPVSSLEQLARQSRINYTVVEGSSTHQYFINMKFAEDTLYRVWKEITLNATSDQAQYRVWDYPIREQYGHILLAINASGPVADAETGFKQVNDHTDADFAFIHDSAEIKYEVTRNCNLTEVGELFAEQPYAIAVQQGSRLQEDISRALLELQKERFLEQLASKYWNETLRQSCSDADESEGITLESLGGVFIATLFGLGLAMITLAWEVFYYKRKEKNKVQSTKENVERPPIKSAKLGGKMAVGVARLRKRATKIGKKKNVTIGDSFKPSVSYISVYPKGDYRP from the exons ATGATTGGTGAGGCCGTTAAGCACGCAGAAGATCTGAAGCAGCTCGCATTGGACGACTCGATCGTGTCGTTAAACCGTGAGAATGAAGACGAAGCCCGCGGGAAAC TATGCTCAGAGTTATCCAAGGGAGTGTCCGCCCTCATTGACCTGTCCTGGTCACCGTGGGAAGAAGCAGAGCATCTCGCTTCGGAAGCCGGTGTGCCCATCATCAGAACTGCGCTAGGACCTCAGCCCTTGGTTGCCGCTATCGACAGATACTTGGAGTCAAGAAACGCCACTGACGCCGCCATTCTGTTGGAGAGCGAAATTG acGTCGACAAAGTATTGTACGAGCTATTGGGTCGATCCAACACGCGCATTTGGGTGCACGCCGGCCTCACGCGGGACTCCGCCAGGGCTCTGAAGACGATGAGGCCTGACCCAAGCTTCTACGTGCTGGTCGGTGGAAGTGGCTTCGTGATGGAAACGTACAAACGG GCCGTGAAGGAGAAGCTGGTGCGTCGTGTCTACCGCTGGAATCTGGTCTTCACCGACTACCTCGATCTGTCCGCCCTGGATCTGAGCTCCGTGGTACAGCCTACGATGATCCTACAGGCACACCCCGAGGATTGTTGCAGGATCATCGCCTCGAAGGATTGCACTTGTTCCGATAGTTTTGAG AAGACTCAGGCCACATTGAACTCTCTGATTGCTTATCTGGTGGATGCTTTTGGGAGAATCGATGGCACGTTCATGGTTAAAGCCAGGGTCGACTGCGGGGACGTCCATAGCGATATGAGCGACACCAAAGAGGCATTGCACAGGATATTCGTCGAAGACATAGATAACAACGAAACTGTATTTTATTGGGATCAGGAAAG GTCCGGATTGTTCTTGCGCCATCGCTACGTTCTGTCTTCATACAAGCCTGATTCCGGTCTGGAAGCCGTCGCGGTTTGGTCAGCGAACCAAGAGTACAGGCTGCTTCCGGGAGTGACACTGGAACCCTTGAAGCACTTCTTCAGAGTCGGGACTTCGCCT GCCGTACCGTGGACCCTGCCGAAGCTCGACCCTGAGACCGGGGACCCGCTGTACAATGAAGACGGCCAACCGATCTACGAGGGATACTGCGTGGATCTAATACAGAAATTATCAGAG GCCATGAACTTTGACTACGAGATCGTTTCACCGAGGAGCGGGGGATTCGGAAGGAGGCTACCTAATGGCTCCTGGGACGGTGTCGTCGGTGACCTCACTACGGGG GAGACCGACATAGCCGTCGCTGCGTTGACCATGACGGCTGAGAGGGAGGAAGTCATAGATTTCGTGGCGCCATACTTCGAACAGACAGGAATATTGATAG CGATTAGGAAGCCAATACGGAAGACGTCCCTCTTCAAGTTCATGACGGTACTCCGCACTGAGGTTTGGCTCAGCATCGTGGCGGCTCTCGTTCTAACCGGCTTCATGATTTGGCTGCTGGAGAAGTATTCCCCTTACTCGGCGAAGAACAATCCAGGGGCCTACCCATATCCTTGCAG AGATTTTACGCTGAAAGAGAGCTTTTGGTTCGCCCTGACCTCATTCACTCCTCAAGGCGGCGGAGAAGCTCCGAAAGCCCTCTCAGGCAGGACCCTCGTGGCTGCCTACTGGTTATTCGTGGTGCTGATGCTGGCCACATTCACGGCGAACCTTGCTGCTTTCCTCACGGTCGAGAGGATGCAG ACTCCGGTGTCATCATTGGAACAGTTGGCGCGTCAATCCCGCATCAATTATACAGTCGTCGAAGGTTCTAGCACGCATCAATACTTCATCAATATGAAGTTCGCCGAAGATACACTATACAG GGTATGGAAGGAGATAACCCTCAACGCCACATCGGATCAAGCCCAGTATCGGGTGTGGGACTACCCCATCCGGGAGCAGTATGGACATATCCTTCTGGCCATTAACGCTTCag GTCCAGTGGCAGACGCGGAAACTGGCTTCAAGCAAGTCAACGACCACACAGACGCCGACTTCGCTTTCATCCACGATTCAGCGGAGATAAA ATACGAGGTGACCAGGAACTGTAATCTGACCGAAGTCGGGGAGTTGTTCGCCGAGCAGCCTTACGCCATAGCCGTCCAGCAGGGCTCCAGGCTACAGGAGGACATCTCCAGAGCCCTGCTGGAGTTACAGAAGGAACGATTTCTGGAACAGCTGGCTTCCAA ATATTGGAACGAAACGCTAAGACAGTCCTGCTCTGATGCCGATGAATCTGAAGGCATCACCCTGGAGAGCTTAG GTGGTGTCTTCATAGCAACGCTGTTTGGTTTGGGTCTAGCGATGATAACTTTGGCCTGGGAGGTGTTTTATTACAAGCGCAAAGAGAAAAATAAGGTGCAGTCGACAAAAGAGAACGTTGAGAGGCCGCCAATCAAGAGCGCTAAGCTCGGAGGGAAAATGGCCGTCGGCGTTGCCAGACTACGGAAGAGAGCTACCAAAATAGGGAAAAAGAAAAACGTCACTATAGGCGATAGTTTTAAGCCGTCCGTTTCATATATCAGCGTTTATCCCAAAGGCGATTATCGTCCTTga